One region of Oncorhynchus keta strain PuntledgeMale-10-30-2019 chromosome 24, Oket_V2, whole genome shotgun sequence genomic DNA includes:
- the LOC127911460 gene encoding uncharacterized protein LOC127911460 isoform X1, translating to MILFLSSGLFCLLMAAVGIQAQRTPSINDLNAECLGNVIRLSVAPLFEEVDAVFNDTQIINLTPGLATQCGFSFKFDPMGNAMFFASLQNCFSQNMDDKMFSLVMQFRLPGNHMTEDPVYRVGKTCSYTPWTSREILCDRNYMEVSVRRTLPDIQTIPEQPTGGPKARSGNFRRGAEAVASGYKMTAVVFSPSKNVMNVDEVQRKGYAIANTPTRLVLRSPHNAEETYLQNVAGVPMRVLSTSTFFEQKWLVTRVDATAVCPTPGAVAFTPEVITWYMPKHIDPLFSSDAFTMLEVYMGIDAKRLNTEEMAARNYSVLVTEAHIIVEIPVGAVGGYFKSHIQDDQYFVTYTIEPMLELLWIEEIAHEDTSYKVLFPITTPPMARPPQVRNYTPLDTVPELAVFVLELGTFNLDVELLNITFPTMVLTVAECNARGFNVQEQRSPDNTLKTFRMEVPFSDPVVFKERRAEQGVTTFTLQLIYGLVIFPEYAPFSHSAVVDAVLLDIVPPSVTGNCDQENFHITVDYRNQEPFFVVLVGKRLLNHEFAQQYLTEGDTDFTITLPFSSPDAVFESVHSSSVRSRLDVALLNPYNNMTIKYFSLACSFLKTLTECFSNGTMTALAVKVDSVPGLNPGQLTLSDPACGPTYSDDRFAYFHFTVNSCGTIRKFINNVMLYENEISLPDELEVKLNATTSSEEEYQLKVSCYYVANITRTLAFLTRPRDNEPFAETGTGRLMVRMRLAQDATYNTFHQEADYPVVRYLRQPLHFEVELTTSSDPKVALVLDHCWATLNEDRDSRPRWNLIINGCENPEDPYSVVFHPVVADARVHFPPHVKRFEVYMFSFAEDAVEPSGQVFVHCDVVICDASSPSGGPCSGQCVNQDNPKRGQRHVKDLSEERHLYVSSGYILWV from the exons ATGATTCTTTTCCTTAGCTCAGG GTTGTTTTGCCTATTGATGGCAGCTGTGGGCATACAAGCACAACGGACACCTTCTATAA ATGACCTCAACGCTGAATGCCTTGGTAACGTTATTCGTTTGAGTGTCGCTCCTCTTTTTGAAGAGGTTGATGCTGTCTTCA ATGACACACAAATCATAAACCTGACGCCTGGCCTTGCTACTCAGTGTGGATTCAGCTTTAAATTTGACCCCATGGGGAATGCCATGTTTTTTGCTTCTCTTCAAAACTGCTTTTCCCAAAACATG GATGATAAGATGTTCAGCTTGGTCATGCAGTTCAGGCTGCCAGGAAACCACATGACTGAAGACCCTGTGTATAGAGTGGGCAAAACCTGTAGCTACACCCCCTGGACCTCCCGAGAGATTCTGTGCGACCGCAACTACATGGAG GTGTCTGTCAGAAGGACTCTTCCAGACATCCAAACCATCCCCGAACAGCCCACTGGGGGCCCGAAAGCAAGGAGCGGCAACTTCCGGAGAGGAGCTGAG GCTGTTGCTTCAGGATACAAAATGACAGCAGTCGTCTTTAGTCCTAGCAAGAATGTCATGAATGTGGATGAGGTCCAAAGAAAGGGCTATGCAATAGCCAACACTCCCACACGGCTGGTGTTAAGAAGCCCTCATAATGCAGAGGAGACATACCTCCAGAAT GTAGCTGGGGTTCCGATGCGGGTGCTCTCAACCTCAACCTTCTTTGAGCAGAAGTGGCTGGTTACTCGAGTAGATGCCACGGCTGTTTGTCCAACACCAG GGGCAGTTGCCTTTACTCCAGAAGTGATCACCTGGTACATGCCCAAGCACATAGACCCACTTTTCTCCTCTGATGCCTTCACCATGTTGGAGGTGTACATGGGAATTGACGCTAAGAGGCTGAACACTGAGGAAATGGCTGCCAGAAACTACTCGGTTTTAGTCACAGAGGCTCACATTATTGTTGAAATTCCGGTGGGGGCGGTTGGCGGCTATTTCAAG AGCCATATTCAGGATGACCAGTACTTTGTCACTTACACCATTGAGCCCATGCTTGAGTTGCTGTGGATCGAGGAGATCGCACACGAGGACACCAGCTATAAAGTCCTCTTCCCTATCACAACACCTCCGATGGCCAGGCCTCCACAAGTTCGCAACT ACACGCCCTTAGACACAGTTCCTGAGCTGGCAGTGTTTGTGCTTGAGTTGGGGACCTTCAACCTTGATGTGGAGCTGCTGAACATCACCTTTCCCACCATGGTGCTAACTGTTGCAGAGTGCAACGCCAGGGGCTTCAATGTTCAGGAGCAGAGATCCCCGGACAACACCTTGAAGACCTTCAGGATGGAGGTGCCCTTCTCAGACCCGGTGGTCTTCAAGGAG AGAAGGGCGGAACAAGGTGTCACAACCTTCACTCTTCAGCTGATCTACGGCCTGGTCATCTTTCCAGAGTACgctcctttctctcactctgccGTTGTGGACGCTGTACTGCTGGACATTG TGCCACCCTCAGTCACTGGCAACTGTGATCAGGAGAACTTCCACATCACTGTGGACTACAGGAACCAAGAGCCCTTTTTTGTGGTCTTGGTTGGCAAGCGGCTGCTTAACCATGAGTTTgctcaacagtatttaacagagGGCGACACAGACTTCACCATCACGTTGCCCTTCTCTTCGCCGGACGCAGTGTTTGAG TCGGTTCACTCGTCCTCTGTCAGGAGCAGACTGGATGTGGCTCTGTTGAATCCTTACAACAACATGACCATCAAATACTTTTCCCTGGCTTGCAGCTTCCTCAAAACGCTGACTG AGTGTTTCTCTAACGGAACGATGACTGCGCTGGCGGTGAAGGTGGATTCTGTTCCCGGTCTGAACCCCGGTCAGCTGACCCTGAGCGACCCCGCCTGTGGTCCCACCTACAGTGACGATCGCTTTGCCTACTTCCACTTCACTGTGAACTCCTGTGGCACCATCAGGAAG TTTATCAACAATGTCATGCTGTATGAGAACGAAATCTCCTTGCCAGATGAACTTGAGGTGAAGCTGAATGCCACAACGTCTTCAGAGGAGGAATATCA GTTAAAGGTTTCCTGCTACTATGTGGCCAACATCACTCGCACATTGGCCTTCCTGACCAGGCCGCGTGACAACGAGCCTTTTGCCGAGACTGGGACGGGTCGACTAATGGTCAGAATGAGACTCGCTCAGG ACGCCACGTATAACACGTTCCACCAGGAGGCGGACTATCCAGTGGTGAGGTACCTGAGACAGCCTCTGCACTTTGAGGTTGAGCTGACCACGTCCTCTGATCCCAAGGTAGCGCTGGTGCTTGACCACTGCTGGGCCACCCTCAACGAGGACCGTGACTCCCGACCCCGGTGGAAtctcatcattaatgg CTGTGAGAACCCTGAGGATCCATACAGTGTAGTCTTCCACCCGGTAGTAGCTGATGCCAGGGTCCACTTCCCCCCTCACGTCAAACGCTTTGAGGTCTATATGTTTTCCTTCGCCGAGGATGCGGTTGAGCCGAGTGGCCAG GTCTTTGTCCATTGTGATGTGGTCATCTGTGATGCCAGTAGTCCCTCTGGCGGCCCCTGTAGTGGACAATGTGTGAATCAGGACAACCCGAAAAGAG gtCAACGACATGTCAAAGACCTCTCTGAGGAGCGTCATTTATATGTTTCTTCTGGATACATTCTTTGGGTGTAA
- the LOC127911460 gene encoding uncharacterized protein LOC127911460 isoform X2 → MLSSDDKMFSLVMQFRLPGNHMTEDPVYRVGKTCSYTPWTSREILCDRNYMEVSVRRTLPDIQTIPEQPTGGPKARSGNFRRGAEAVASGYKMTAVVFSPSKNVMNVDEVQRKGYAIANTPTRLVLRSPHNAEETYLQNVAGVPMRVLSTSTFFEQKWLVTRVDATAVCPTPGAVAFTPEVITWYMPKHIDPLFSSDAFTMLEVYMGIDAKRLNTEEMAARNYSVLVTEAHIIVEIPVGAVGGYFKSHIQDDQYFVTYTIEPMLELLWIEEIAHEDTSYKVLFPITTPPMARPPQVRNYTPLDTVPELAVFVLELGTFNLDVELLNITFPTMVLTVAECNARGFNVQEQRSPDNTLKTFRMEVPFSDPVVFKERRAEQGVTTFTLQLIYGLVIFPEYAPFSHSAVVDAVLLDIVPPSVTGNCDQENFHITVDYRNQEPFFVVLVGKRLLNHEFAQQYLTEGDTDFTITLPFSSPDAVFESVHSSSVRSRLDVALLNPYNNMTIKYFSLACSFLKTLTECFSNGTMTALAVKVDSVPGLNPGQLTLSDPACGPTYSDDRFAYFHFTVNSCGTIRKFINNVMLYENEISLPDELEVKLNATTSSEEEYQLKVSCYYVANITRTLAFLTRPRDNEPFAETGTGRLMVRMRLAQDATYNTFHQEADYPVVRYLRQPLHFEVELTTSSDPKVALVLDHCWATLNEDRDSRPRWNLIINGCENPEDPYSVVFHPVVADARVHFPPHVKRFEVYMFSFAEDAVEPSGQVFVHCDVVICDASSPSGGPCSGQCVNQDNPKRGQRHVKDLSEERHLYVSSGYILWV, encoded by the exons ATGCTGTCTTCA GATGATAAGATGTTCAGCTTGGTCATGCAGTTCAGGCTGCCAGGAAACCACATGACTGAAGACCCTGTGTATAGAGTGGGCAAAACCTGTAGCTACACCCCCTGGACCTCCCGAGAGATTCTGTGCGACCGCAACTACATGGAG GTGTCTGTCAGAAGGACTCTTCCAGACATCCAAACCATCCCCGAACAGCCCACTGGGGGCCCGAAAGCAAGGAGCGGCAACTTCCGGAGAGGAGCTGAG GCTGTTGCTTCAGGATACAAAATGACAGCAGTCGTCTTTAGTCCTAGCAAGAATGTCATGAATGTGGATGAGGTCCAAAGAAAGGGCTATGCAATAGCCAACACTCCCACACGGCTGGTGTTAAGAAGCCCTCATAATGCAGAGGAGACATACCTCCAGAAT GTAGCTGGGGTTCCGATGCGGGTGCTCTCAACCTCAACCTTCTTTGAGCAGAAGTGGCTGGTTACTCGAGTAGATGCCACGGCTGTTTGTCCAACACCAG GGGCAGTTGCCTTTACTCCAGAAGTGATCACCTGGTACATGCCCAAGCACATAGACCCACTTTTCTCCTCTGATGCCTTCACCATGTTGGAGGTGTACATGGGAATTGACGCTAAGAGGCTGAACACTGAGGAAATGGCTGCCAGAAACTACTCGGTTTTAGTCACAGAGGCTCACATTATTGTTGAAATTCCGGTGGGGGCGGTTGGCGGCTATTTCAAG AGCCATATTCAGGATGACCAGTACTTTGTCACTTACACCATTGAGCCCATGCTTGAGTTGCTGTGGATCGAGGAGATCGCACACGAGGACACCAGCTATAAAGTCCTCTTCCCTATCACAACACCTCCGATGGCCAGGCCTCCACAAGTTCGCAACT ACACGCCCTTAGACACAGTTCCTGAGCTGGCAGTGTTTGTGCTTGAGTTGGGGACCTTCAACCTTGATGTGGAGCTGCTGAACATCACCTTTCCCACCATGGTGCTAACTGTTGCAGAGTGCAACGCCAGGGGCTTCAATGTTCAGGAGCAGAGATCCCCGGACAACACCTTGAAGACCTTCAGGATGGAGGTGCCCTTCTCAGACCCGGTGGTCTTCAAGGAG AGAAGGGCGGAACAAGGTGTCACAACCTTCACTCTTCAGCTGATCTACGGCCTGGTCATCTTTCCAGAGTACgctcctttctctcactctgccGTTGTGGACGCTGTACTGCTGGACATTG TGCCACCCTCAGTCACTGGCAACTGTGATCAGGAGAACTTCCACATCACTGTGGACTACAGGAACCAAGAGCCCTTTTTTGTGGTCTTGGTTGGCAAGCGGCTGCTTAACCATGAGTTTgctcaacagtatttaacagagGGCGACACAGACTTCACCATCACGTTGCCCTTCTCTTCGCCGGACGCAGTGTTTGAG TCGGTTCACTCGTCCTCTGTCAGGAGCAGACTGGATGTGGCTCTGTTGAATCCTTACAACAACATGACCATCAAATACTTTTCCCTGGCTTGCAGCTTCCTCAAAACGCTGACTG AGTGTTTCTCTAACGGAACGATGACTGCGCTGGCGGTGAAGGTGGATTCTGTTCCCGGTCTGAACCCCGGTCAGCTGACCCTGAGCGACCCCGCCTGTGGTCCCACCTACAGTGACGATCGCTTTGCCTACTTCCACTTCACTGTGAACTCCTGTGGCACCATCAGGAAG TTTATCAACAATGTCATGCTGTATGAGAACGAAATCTCCTTGCCAGATGAACTTGAGGTGAAGCTGAATGCCACAACGTCTTCAGAGGAGGAATATCA GTTAAAGGTTTCCTGCTACTATGTGGCCAACATCACTCGCACATTGGCCTTCCTGACCAGGCCGCGTGACAACGAGCCTTTTGCCGAGACTGGGACGGGTCGACTAATGGTCAGAATGAGACTCGCTCAGG ACGCCACGTATAACACGTTCCACCAGGAGGCGGACTATCCAGTGGTGAGGTACCTGAGACAGCCTCTGCACTTTGAGGTTGAGCTGACCACGTCCTCTGATCCCAAGGTAGCGCTGGTGCTTGACCACTGCTGGGCCACCCTCAACGAGGACCGTGACTCCCGACCCCGGTGGAAtctcatcattaatgg CTGTGAGAACCCTGAGGATCCATACAGTGTAGTCTTCCACCCGGTAGTAGCTGATGCCAGGGTCCACTTCCCCCCTCACGTCAAACGCTTTGAGGTCTATATGTTTTCCTTCGCCGAGGATGCGGTTGAGCCGAGTGGCCAG GTCTTTGTCCATTGTGATGTGGTCATCTGTGATGCCAGTAGTCCCTCTGGCGGCCCCTGTAGTGGACAATGTGTGAATCAGGACAACCCGAAAAGAG gtCAACGACATGTCAAAGACCTCTCTGAGGAGCGTCATTTATATGTTTCTTCTGGATACATTCTTTGGGTGTAA